Proteins co-encoded in one Centroberyx gerrardi isolate f3 chromosome 18, fCenGer3.hap1.cur.20231027, whole genome shotgun sequence genomic window:
- the cited2 gene encoding cbp/p300-interacting transactivator 2, translating into MVERMMAMMNHAGRLPDALSTGLPHSAYPDTAHSKLGMGQFSGPLHLQQPLQLGYDGPTGGHLHLGGSGSVPSVGSVHVNTGHMDGNGIRNSVGVRNGSLFPGSSCAAVASQGQLAASRHLQKLNSQYYSNYGPASHQHHVHEIQTVNYQLSGTVTDRFGDGSDAAHLAAPGWTPAGLLDHVPAAMLPPGGIDADLVDEEVLMALVVEFGLDRVKELPELWLGQNEFDLVADLVCKQQTRVS; encoded by the coding sequence ATGGTGGAGCGTATGATGGCCATGATGAACCATGCCGGGCGGCTCCCCGACGCGTTGAGCACCGGTCTCCCCCACTCCGCCTACCCGGACACAGCGCACAGCAAGCTGGGCATGGGACAGTTCTCCGGTCCGCTACACCTACAGCAACCGCTGCAGCTGGGATATGACGGGCCGACGGGGGGTCATTTGCACCTCGGGGGTTCGGGGAGTGTGCCTTCAGTCGGGAGTGTACATGTAAACACCGGGCATATGGACGGTAACGGGATACGCAACAGTGTCGGAGTGCGCAACGGTTCCCTCTTCCCAGGCTCCAGTTGCGCAGCGGTCGCTTCGCAAGGACAGCTGGCGGCCAGCAGGCACCTGCAGAAGCTGAACTCGCAGTACTACAGTAACTATGGACCCGCGTCCCATCAGCATCACGTGCATGAGATACAAACCGTGAACTACCAGCTTAGTGGCACCGTGACGGACCGGTTTGGAGACGGCAGCGACGCCGCGCACCTCGCCGCGCCCGGATGGACTCCAGCGGGACTCCTGGACCACGTCCCCGCCGCGATGCTGCCTCCCGGCGGGATAGACGCGGATCTGGTGGACGAGGAGGTGCTGATGGCTCTGGTGGTGGAGTTCGGTCTGGACCGGGTGAAGGAGCTTCCCGAACTGTGGCTGGGACAGAACGAGTTCGACTTGGTGGCGGACTTGGTGTGCAAACAGCAAACTAGAGTGAGCTGA